A window from Nitrospira sp. ND1 encodes these proteins:
- a CDS encoding histidine phosphatase family protein: MPIVLLIRHGETEWNRSGRVMGDQPIPLNRTGEEQARTCAGILSRTPIAAIYTSPVLRAAQTAEILRGPQEIPLHQVPGLSEIGVGNWINRYWHEFADDPAKREWYTHPDRARPSGGETLREVQQRAVAAVEQALAPAHDSPVVIVSHGDVIRAILAHYLQLDLAIIRQARIDHVAVSGLDLTGTAAQLLFLNHRPGLETLL; encoded by the coding sequence ATGCCGATCGTCCTGCTCATCAGACATGGAGAAACGGAGTGGAATCGATCCGGCCGGGTGATGGGCGATCAACCGATTCCCCTCAACCGGACCGGCGAAGAACAGGCCCGCACCTGCGCCGGCATCCTGTCTCGCACCCCGATCGCGGCCATCTACACCAGCCCGGTCCTGCGGGCCGCGCAGACCGCCGAGATTCTACGTGGGCCACAGGAGATCCCGCTACATCAGGTTCCCGGGCTGAGTGAGATCGGCGTGGGGAATTGGATCAATCGCTATTGGCATGAATTCGCCGACGACCCGGCCAAGCGGGAGTGGTACACCCACCCGGACCGGGCCCGGCCTTCCGGCGGAGAAACGCTGCGCGAGGTGCAACAGCGGGCGGTGGCGGCAGTGGAACAAGCCCTCGCGCCCGCCCACGACAGCCCCGTCGTGATCGTGTCCCACGGGGATGTCATTCGGGCGATTCTCGCGCACTACCTGCAGCTCGACCTGGCGATCATCCGCCAGGCTCGCATCGATCACGTGGCGGTCAGCGGGTTGGACCTGACAGGCACCGCAGCCCAGCTGCTGTTCCTCAACCATCGCCCCGGCTTAGAAACGCTTCTGTAG
- a CDS encoding SirB1 family protein has product MFVNESQIRALIRLLGDEDERIVKTISGKLIDFGDSAVPLLQEAEIEQPEMADRIVTVLEEIRGTRLEEELRDLIALPEDHIDLETGAFLLARYAYPTLDVQSYQRQLDRMAQDVREQIGSRVSGEETVKALNRYLFTEAGFRGNTKNYYEVENSYLNCVMDRRTGIPISLSTVYLLIGKRLHLPVQGIGMPGHFLVKFDSDRYKIFIDCFNGGALLTEKNCARFLTEAGYGFEDRFLQKSPTRAILARMIKNLLAIYNKLDEPLKKTRLPRFIEILGCEQREEGL; this is encoded by the coding sequence ATGTTTGTGAATGAAAGCCAAATCCGCGCCTTGATTCGACTCCTCGGCGATGAGGACGAACGGATCGTCAAGACGATCAGCGGGAAGCTCATCGATTTCGGCGACTCCGCCGTGCCGCTCCTGCAGGAAGCGGAGATCGAGCAGCCGGAGATGGCCGATCGTATCGTCACGGTGCTGGAGGAAATCCGCGGGACCAGGCTGGAAGAAGAACTCCGGGATCTCATCGCCCTTCCGGAAGATCACATCGATCTTGAAACGGGGGCGTTCCTGTTGGCGCGGTATGCCTATCCGACGCTTGACGTCCAGAGCTATCAGCGACAATTGGATCGTATGGCTCAGGATGTGCGGGAGCAGATCGGGTCCCGGGTCTCAGGGGAAGAGACTGTCAAGGCGCTCAATCGCTACCTGTTCACCGAAGCGGGGTTTAGAGGAAACACCAAGAACTACTATGAGGTCGAGAACAGTTATCTCAACTGTGTGATGGACCGGCGAACAGGAATCCCGATCAGTCTTTCAACCGTGTATCTGCTCATTGGAAAGCGGTTGCACCTGCCGGTGCAGGGGATCGGCATGCCGGGCCACTTCCTCGTGAAGTTCGACTCCGATCGGTATAAGATCTTCATCGATTGTTTCAACGGGGGCGCACTGCTGACGGAGAAAAACTGCGCCCGTTTCCTGACGGAAGCCGGTTACGGATTCGAAGACCGGTTTCTCCAGAAGAGTCCCACTCGCGCGATTCTCGCCCGTATGATCAAGAATCTGCTCGCCATCTACAATAAGCTCGATGAGCCGCTGAAAAAGACCCGCCTGCCTCGCTTCATTGAAATATTGGGGTGTGAGCAACGAGAAGAAGGGCTGTAG
- a CDS encoding ATP-binding cassette domain-containing protein: MSRAVAIEVSHLGKTYEKVRAVDDLSFQVYAGEIFGLLGPNGAGKSTTLRILITLLHPTSGSATILGMDSVKDADRVRKTIGYVPQERAIDRFLTGREHLELLADLYHLSPEDASTRIPQLLKLVELEQQADRPAKTYSGGMKRKLDIACGLLPDPKILFLDEPTLGLDVQSRLRIWDHVRAMRERGITVVMTTNYLDEADQLCDRIAIIDGGRIKALGVPNELKAGLGGDLVSLTVREHERVELLAAAVKNLPAIRAVTTTPTGLDIRVDSPEKALPAILEAANRLTCQLEFIDYHRPRLDDVFIAHTGRSIKDDQPKAEGQ; this comes from the coding sequence ATGTCGCGGGCGGTCGCCATCGAGGTGTCGCATCTCGGGAAAACGTACGAGAAGGTCCGTGCCGTTGATGACCTGTCCTTTCAGGTCTATGCGGGAGAGATATTCGGTCTGCTCGGCCCGAACGGCGCCGGTAAGAGTACCACACTCCGTATCCTGATCACGCTGCTCCATCCCACATCCGGGTCGGCGACGATTCTCGGCATGGATTCGGTGAAGGATGCCGACCGCGTCAGGAAGACGATCGGGTACGTGCCTCAGGAGCGGGCGATCGATCGGTTCCTGACGGGGCGGGAACATCTCGAGCTACTCGCCGATCTCTATCACCTGTCGCCTGAAGACGCGTCCACACGTATTCCCCAATTATTGAAGCTGGTTGAATTAGAGCAGCAGGCTGATCGTCCCGCAAAGACCTATTCCGGTGGCATGAAACGGAAATTGGATATCGCCTGCGGTCTCTTGCCCGACCCGAAGATCCTCTTTCTCGACGAGCCGACGCTCGGCTTGGATGTACAAAGCCGGTTGCGCATTTGGGATCATGTCCGGGCCATGCGGGAGCGGGGCATTACCGTCGTCATGACCACCAACTATCTGGATGAGGCCGATCAGCTCTGTGATCGGATCGCTATCATTGACGGAGGTCGGATCAAGGCCCTGGGCGTTCCCAACGAGTTGAAAGCCGGTTTGGGCGGAGACTTGGTGTCGCTGACGGTGCGGGAGCATGAACGTGTCGAGTTGCTTGCGGCGGCGGTGAAGAATCTGCCGGCCATTCGAGCTGTGACGACCACCCCGACCGGGCTGGATATTCGAGTCGATTCTCCCGAGAAGGCCCTGCCGGCCATTCTTGAAGCGGCGAATCGTCTGACCTGTCAGCTGGAGTTCATCGACTATCACCGGCCGCGATTGGATGATGTGTTTATTGCCCATACGGGGCGGTCTATCAAAGACGACCAACCGAAGGCAGAGGGTCAGTAA
- a CDS encoding MarR family winged helix-turn-helix transcriptional regulator, translated as MELPDLKDDPHLKVLRPLVETYLAFWRMDSRHVRSLKLTPSQFDVIATLGDTKGLTCAELSTATLVTKGTLTGVLDRLEDKGLIRRTPVADDRRSTRICLTEKGDRLFKKTFAAHIAFLRPFFERALTTAEAEQLRTLLRRLHRSFQEKPTA; from the coding sequence ATGGAGTTACCCGACCTCAAAGACGATCCACACCTCAAAGTCCTGCGCCCGTTGGTCGAGACCTACCTCGCCTTTTGGCGCATGGATAGCCGTCACGTGCGTTCGTTGAAGCTGACCCCCTCCCAATTCGACGTGATTGCCACGTTGGGCGATACCAAAGGACTGACCTGCGCCGAACTCTCTACCGCCACCTTGGTGACCAAGGGGACCCTGACCGGCGTGCTGGACCGCCTGGAGGATAAGGGGTTGATTCGACGCACGCCGGTCGCCGATGACCGACGAAGCACGCGCATCTGCCTGACCGAGAAAGGCGACCGCCTGTTCAAGAAAACATTTGCGGCCCACATCGCATTTTTACGCCCCTTTTTCGAACGAGCGCTCACCACCGCAGAAGCGGAGCAATTGCGCACGCTCCTCCGCCGCCTCCACCGGAGCTTTCAGGAGAAGCCGACGGCATGA
- a CDS encoding ABC transporter permease, producing the protein MKEYWQEIRALTMRWVRRLSREKFSMLFTLVQPMLFWLIFFGNLFQRAADMQVTQASSYISFLTAGVVVMTVLNNGLAGGVDLLFDKENGFLERLMSTPIHRTSVILSRFIFVTTITSLQVLVILGVAWLFGVQPVTGLLGVATILFIGMMFGVGLTAISMAMAFSVKSHGDFFSVLGFLSLPMIFLSSALVPLAAMPGWMGFLAQFNPMTWAIDAVRPLILQGWAEALPHVGMVIGVMVLFDALCLYGGARAFRRAIG; encoded by the coding sequence ATGAAAGAATATTGGCAGGAGATTCGGGCACTGACGATGCGCTGGGTGCGCCGGCTGAGCCGGGAAAAGTTCAGCATGCTCTTTACCCTGGTCCAGCCGATGTTATTCTGGTTGATCTTCTTCGGGAATTTGTTTCAACGCGCCGCAGACATGCAGGTGACGCAAGCGTCGAGCTACATCAGCTTTCTGACCGCCGGTGTGGTCGTTATGACGGTGTTGAACAACGGATTGGCCGGTGGCGTGGATCTGCTCTTCGACAAGGAGAACGGGTTTCTCGAACGGCTGATGTCCACCCCGATTCACCGCACGTCGGTGATTCTGAGCCGGTTCATTTTTGTGACGACCATCACGTCGCTGCAAGTGCTGGTCATTCTTGGTGTGGCCTGGTTGTTCGGGGTGCAGCCGGTCACGGGATTGTTGGGGGTGGCGACGATCTTGTTCATCGGCATGATGTTCGGTGTCGGGCTGACGGCGATTTCCATGGCCATGGCCTTTTCAGTGAAAAGCCACGGCGATTTTTTCTCGGTCCTCGGGTTTCTCTCCCTGCCCATGATTTTCTTGAGCTCGGCCCTGGTGCCGCTGGCGGCGATGCCGGGCTGGATGGGTTTTCTCGCGCAGTTTAATCCCATGACCTGGGCGATTGATGCCGTGCGGCCGCTCATTCTGCAGGGATGGGCTGAAGCCCTGCCCCATGTCGGCATGGTCATCGGGGTGATGGTGTTGTTCGATGCGCTGTGCCTCTATGGCGGCGCGCGCGCTTTCCGGCGGGCGATCGGGTGA
- a CDS encoding lipocalin-like domain-containing protein, translating to MITVRHSAFAALAVMVVLLTGTVHSVATDNQAPSFDTAKPGYRYEFPKDHGAHERFRTEWWYYTGHLTAAGGRQFGFELTFFRRGIPPEQVRTQPSQWSIQQLYLAHFALTDLDGNRFLFADKLSREGLGKAGAETDRLHVWIDRWSATMDDPTSSRQKLQAATDAFAIDLQVTPGKSLVLHGREGISRKGARPEQASHYYSFTHLTTEGEIRIGADTFSVSGLSWMDHEFGSADLERDVVGWDWFSLQLSDATELMWYSLRRADGSADPVSSGTLVFADGRTQPLTARDLTVESLDYWTSPRSKAQYPQQWRITAPSLGLNLDVRSLLADQELNTARSTRVVYWEGAVSATGQAHGTAVTGRGYVELTGYAERFTQRL from the coding sequence GTGATCACAGTGCGCCATTCTGCATTCGCCGCCCTGGCGGTTATGGTCGTGCTTCTGACCGGCACCGTTCATTCTGTGGCAACGGACAACCAGGCACCGTCATTTGACACCGCCAAGCCCGGCTACCGGTATGAATTTCCTAAAGACCATGGCGCCCACGAACGGTTTCGTACTGAATGGTGGTATTACACCGGCCATCTCACGGCTGCCGGAGGCCGGCAGTTCGGATTTGAGCTCACCTTTTTCAGGCGAGGCATTCCACCGGAACAAGTCCGGACTCAGCCCTCGCAGTGGTCGATTCAACAACTCTATCTGGCCCACTTCGCCCTCACCGACCTCGACGGCAACCGATTCCTTTTTGCCGATAAACTCAGTCGCGAAGGTCTCGGAAAGGCCGGCGCGGAGACGGACCGGCTGCATGTCTGGATCGATCGCTGGTCAGCCACCATGGATGATCCCACGTCGTCCCGACAGAAGCTCCAGGCCGCCACCGATGCATTTGCGATCGATTTGCAGGTCACCCCGGGGAAGTCGCTCGTGCTCCACGGCCGGGAGGGCATCAGCCGCAAGGGCGCGCGACCTGAGCAGGCCTCTCACTATTATTCGTTCACCCACCTGACAACCGAGGGGGAGATTCGCATCGGCGCGGACACCTTTTCCGTCTCCGGTCTCAGCTGGATGGATCACGAATTCGGCTCAGCCGATCTGGAGCGGGATGTCGTGGGATGGGACTGGTTCAGCCTGCAGTTGAGCGACGCGACCGAACTGATGTGGTATTCCCTGCGGCGGGCCGATGGATCGGCGGACCCCGTCTCCAGCGGCACCTTGGTCTTTGCCGATGGACGAACTCAGCCGCTCACGGCCCGGGACCTCACCGTTGAGTCGCTCGACTATTGGACAAGCCCGCGATCGAAGGCGCAGTATCCGCAACAGTGGCGAATCACGGCGCCCAGCCTGGGACTCAATCTGGATGTGCGATCGTTGCTCGCCGACCAGGAACTGAATACCGCGCGCAGCACCCGCGTGGTGTACTGGGAAGGGGCCGTATCCGCCACCGGACAGGCCCACGGCACAGCCGTCACGGGACGTGGCTATGTCGAACTCACGGGATACGCCGAGCGCTTCACCCAGCGACTGTAG
- a CDS encoding HEAT repeat domain-containing protein, whose protein sequence is MPRHAQSGQANLTTILLLLGLVVSGVWVWKRLSPDMQDLIIDQALPLAALSLAIMAVAWILIGKIVKRRRRNQQRARLIKLFESQTASDKRLTLAFAVIEVNEYRRVGLEAIASQFQELFVTTLKRALGDKQHQVRGMAASHLGVIGDDAAVAHLLAALEDDHAYVRSSAALGLGRLRASAAKDKLAYVSKEDWDQTVRSRAREALERIR, encoded by the coding sequence ATGCCTCGTCACGCGCAATCCGGCCAAGCCAATCTGACCACGATTCTTCTCCTGCTGGGTCTTGTTGTATCCGGCGTTTGGGTGTGGAAGCGTCTGTCACCGGACATGCAGGACCTCATCATCGACCAGGCGCTTCCCCTGGCCGCCCTGTCGCTTGCGATCATGGCGGTCGCGTGGATCCTCATTGGAAAGATCGTCAAACGCCGTCGAAGGAATCAGCAGCGGGCGCGATTGATCAAGTTATTCGAGAGCCAGACCGCCTCCGACAAACGACTCACGCTGGCATTCGCGGTGATCGAGGTGAACGAATACCGGCGGGTTGGGCTCGAAGCGATCGCATCGCAGTTCCAGGAATTATTTGTGACGACCCTCAAGCGGGCGTTGGGAGACAAACAACATCAGGTACGGGGAATGGCGGCAAGCCACCTGGGAGTGATCGGCGACGACGCGGCTGTGGCCCATCTCCTGGCGGCCTTGGAAGATGACCATGCTTATGTGCGATCCAGCGCGGCATTGGGCCTCGGTCGGTTGCGAGCCAGCGCGGCCAAGGACAAGTTGGCCTATGTCAGCAAGGAAGACTGGGATCAAACGGTGCGGAGTCGGGCACGCGAGGCGTTGGAACGTATTCGATGA
- a CDS encoding metallophosphoesterase yields MISSLMRWQELTRVWIGHWLSRPFHHLFNVMPGVEIGLSAPAITRLSLIHAPLAGRRAVHLSDLHLDRYRPRHRALVRTVADLRPDWIFITGDLLNVRDGLPHVLRFLTELRRLAPVFVTLGNHDHYSGIRVDEFTEQFDRRKVTLLLNQVTFLPMDTGELAIVGLDDPSLHRADLRCIPSSRAGRFTLVLAHAPNILDQLAPEHHVDLTLCGHSHAGQWRIPSIPTFWLPPGCHGRTNGMYTKGTHRLYVNRGIGWSVIPMRLNCPPEIVLLEWAA; encoded by the coding sequence ATGATCTCCTCCTTGATGCGGTGGCAGGAGCTGACGCGCGTCTGGATCGGCCATTGGCTGAGCCGCCCCTTTCATCATCTGTTCAATGTGATGCCGGGGGTCGAAATCGGGCTGTCCGCGCCGGCCATCACCCGCCTCTCCCTCATCCATGCTCCGCTGGCGGGCCGGCGAGCCGTGCATCTCAGCGACCTCCATCTGGACCGCTATCGCCCCAGACACCGGGCGCTCGTCCGCACCGTCGCCGACTTGAGGCCGGATTGGATCTTTATCACCGGCGACCTCCTGAACGTCCGCGACGGCCTGCCGCATGTGCTTCGCTTTCTGACGGAACTCCGGCGTCTGGCACCGGTCTTCGTCACGCTCGGTAACCACGACCACTACAGTGGCATCCGGGTGGACGAATTTACCGAGCAATTCGACCGACGCAAGGTCACGCTCCTGCTCAACCAAGTCACGTTCCTGCCGATGGACACAGGGGAACTGGCCATCGTCGGGCTTGACGATCCGTCACTGCACCGTGCGGATCTCCGTTGCATTCCCTCATCGCGGGCGGGACGATTCACTCTCGTGCTGGCGCATGCGCCGAATATCCTGGACCAGCTCGCGCCTGAACACCACGTGGACTTGACCCTCTGCGGACACAGCCATGCCGGGCAGTGGCGGATCCCCTCCATTCCCACGTTCTGGTTGCCGCCGGGCTGCCATGGGCGGACAAACGGCATGTATACCAAAGGCACCCACCGGCTCTACGTGAACCGTGGGATCGGATGGTCGGTCATCCCCATGCGGTTGAATTGCCCGCCTGAAATCGTTCTGCTCGAATGGGCCGCGTAA
- a CDS encoding class I SAM-dependent methyltransferase produces MDIAKVERVYTSYSGVYDHIFGKIFHESREACVRNLRIRPEEKILEVGVGTGIALEYYPKNCEIIGIDLSSGMLAKARQRQSHYHLDHVRLMLMDAGKMDFADDSFDTVMAAYVVTAVPDYRKVVNEMIRVCKPGGRIIMLNHFSNGNKLIAAVEKVISPLCKHIGFRTDLSLNTVLEGTNLHVARKEKVNPMKFWHLVECVNQKGAKNGSVNGHGSVNGNGRHGHHS; encoded by the coding sequence ATGGATATCGCCAAAGTCGAGCGAGTGTACACCAGTTATTCCGGCGTCTACGATCATATTTTCGGAAAAATCTTCCACGAATCGCGCGAAGCGTGCGTGCGCAATCTTAGAATCCGACCAGAAGAGAAAATTTTGGAAGTCGGCGTGGGAACCGGAATCGCCCTGGAGTACTACCCGAAGAATTGCGAAATCATCGGCATCGATCTCTCCTCAGGGATGCTGGCGAAGGCCAGACAGCGCCAGTCGCACTATCATCTTGACCATGTGCGACTGATGTTGATGGACGCCGGGAAAATGGACTTCGCCGACGACAGCTTCGATACCGTGATGGCAGCCTATGTCGTGACTGCCGTACCGGATTACCGCAAAGTCGTGAACGAAATGATTCGCGTCTGCAAGCCAGGCGGACGCATCATCATGCTGAACCACTTCAGCAACGGCAACAAACTGATTGCTGCCGTGGAAAAAGTGATTTCTCCCCTCTGCAAGCATATCGGCTTCCGAACCGACCTCTCGTTGAACACCGTGCTCGAAGGGACCAACCTCCACGTCGCCCGTAAAGAAAAAGTCAACCCGATGAAGTTCTGGCACTTGGTGGAATGTGTCAACCAGAAGGGTGCCAAGAACGGCAGCGTGAATGGACACGGGAGCGTGAATGGGAACGGAAGGCACGGACATCACAGCTAA
- the truD gene encoding tRNA pseudouridine(13) synthase TruD, with the protein MPPPSWLDDTVPYLTASVPALGGRIRSTPDDFCVEERPLYLPCGEGEHLYIRVKKRGLSTPDLVLRLASQLHVKAQTIGVAGLKDAQAVTTQMLSLQGVKAETISALPTDERLLALEVLGRHRNRLRKGHHAGNQFRLVIRDVRERSEDDLQELFDELVRRGVPNYFGPQRQGRSGTNFQLGAELLQDAARRNKMPRNKRIWFMNAYQSHVFNRIVAKRIESIDRVFLGDWAMKSDNGACFPVEQPEVEQPRADRFEISPTGPLFGSRAPWATGVPGDIEQAVVAELGTTPELLSKAGAECGFRGERRALRVRLNELSWSLEGTVLTLGFWLPPGSYATSVLREVVKKSD; encoded by the coding sequence ATGCCGCCTCCGTCCTGGCTCGATGACACGGTGCCCTATTTGACCGCCTCGGTTCCTGCCCTCGGCGGCCGGATTCGCAGTACTCCGGATGATTTTTGTGTGGAGGAACGGCCACTGTATTTGCCTTGCGGCGAAGGTGAGCATCTGTATATCCGGGTAAAGAAACGGGGGCTGTCCACGCCGGATCTCGTCTTGCGACTTGCCTCCCAGCTCCACGTGAAAGCCCAGACCATCGGGGTGGCCGGGCTGAAAGATGCGCAGGCCGTGACGACGCAGATGTTGTCGTTGCAGGGAGTGAAGGCAGAGACCATCTCGGCATTACCCACCGACGAGCGGTTGCTGGCGCTGGAAGTCCTGGGGCGCCATCGCAACCGGCTTCGTAAGGGGCATCATGCGGGCAACCAGTTTCGTCTGGTGATCCGGGATGTTCGGGAGCGCAGCGAAGACGACCTGCAAGAGTTGTTCGATGAACTCGTGCGGCGGGGCGTCCCCAACTATTTTGGTCCGCAACGGCAAGGGCGATCGGGGACGAACTTTCAATTGGGTGCCGAGTTGCTCCAGGACGCGGCCCGTCGGAACAAGATGCCTCGCAACAAACGCATCTGGTTCATGAATGCCTACCAGTCCCATGTGTTCAATCGCATCGTCGCCAAACGGATCGAGAGCATCGACCGGGTGTTTCTGGGCGACTGGGCGATGAAATCGGACAACGGTGCCTGTTTTCCTGTAGAGCAGCCGGAGGTCGAGCAGCCGCGTGCCGACCGGTTTGAGATCAGTCCGACCGGACCACTCTTTGGCTCCCGCGCACCCTGGGCGACGGGGGTCCCGGGTGACATTGAACAGGCCGTGGTGGCTGAGCTGGGCACCACGCCGGAGCTTCTGTCGAAAGCCGGCGCCGAATGTGGATTCCGTGGCGAACGGCGAGCCCTGCGCGTCCGTCTCAACGAGTTGTCCTGGTCGCTGGAGGGCACTGTGCTGACCCTTGGCTTCTGGCTCCCTCCCGGTTCCTACGCCACGAGCGTCCTGCGGGAAGTGGTGAAGAAAAGCGACTGA
- a CDS encoding LON peptidase substrate-binding domain-containing protein: MFLEPERDQSSRELSGKAQPFPVPERIPLFPLPNLVFFPKTYLPLHVFEPRYRQMVADAAAGGQCIGMALLKEGWEEQYDGNPPIFSIGCVGRLASVQALPDGRSNILLQGLERYEIHEEFYEKSYREARVALKPREGAVSMEPALRRYLTDVLDEYLKADEEASPLHSLVRPDVSDEVFVNSLSTYLDCTPLEKQFLLEADHVPQQARRLSDLIQFKLAERHGAGGWG, encoded by the coding sequence ATGTTTCTTGAGCCCGAACGTGACCAGTCGAGCCGGGAGTTATCGGGAAAGGCGCAGCCGTTTCCGGTGCCGGAGCGCATTCCGTTGTTTCCCCTTCCCAACCTCGTCTTCTTTCCCAAAACCTATCTGCCGCTCCATGTGTTCGAACCGCGCTACCGCCAGATGGTAGCGGATGCGGCGGCGGGAGGGCAATGCATCGGGATGGCGTTGCTTAAAGAAGGATGGGAAGAACAGTACGACGGAAATCCCCCGATCTTTTCGATCGGGTGTGTCGGACGGTTGGCCAGTGTTCAAGCCTTGCCCGATGGCCGCTCGAACATCCTCCTCCAAGGCCTTGAGCGCTATGAAATACACGAAGAGTTTTATGAGAAGAGTTATCGCGAAGCCCGGGTCGCGCTGAAGCCGCGGGAAGGCGCTGTCTCCATGGAGCCGGCGCTACGCCGCTATCTGACGGACGTGCTCGACGAATATCTCAAGGCCGATGAGGAAGCCTCGCCGCTGCACAGCCTGGTCCGGCCCGATGTGAGCGACGAGGTGTTCGTGAATTCCCTCTCGACGTATCTCGACTGCACCCCGCTGGAGAAGCAGTTTTTGCTGGAAGCGGACCATGTGCCGCAGCAGGCCCGCCGTCTCAGCGACCTCATCCAGTTCAAGCTGGCGGAGCGGCACGGTGCCGGAGGGTGGGGCTGA
- a CDS encoding MBL fold metallo-hydrolase — MIRVTVLGSGTNVHPTRAAAGYLVQTDQTFLLDFGPRTLSNLITSGVDRHRITHILFSHFHADHFADFIPFFFDAVIFCKYQGGTRPPLTLIGPHGTAKLMRAMMTTFPSFNRAPFRVTVREVSDRAFRLGDTRIKPGTVTHAPRLHCVGYRIEYQDHVVTYSGDSLYCDNLVRLCHEADLAILDCSFPENRPGAGHLHAGLCGRVAQEAGINQLVLSHFYPIAERYDVCAQAGNYFSGRIRMARDLLKLKA, encoded by the coding sequence ATGATCCGGGTCACGGTGCTGGGCTCAGGCACAAACGTTCACCCGACACGCGCTGCGGCCGGGTACCTGGTTCAGACCGACCAGACTTTTCTCCTCGACTTCGGACCCCGCACGCTCAGCAACTTGATCACCAGCGGTGTCGATCGGCACCGGATTACACATATTCTGTTTTCTCATTTCCACGCCGACCACTTTGCGGATTTCATTCCCTTCTTCTTCGATGCCGTCATCTTCTGCAAGTACCAAGGCGGCACCAGACCTCCGTTGACCCTGATCGGTCCGCATGGCACCGCCAAGTTGATGCGCGCGATGATGACGACATTCCCGAGTTTCAACCGCGCACCGTTTCGCGTCACGGTTCGAGAAGTCTCCGATCGCGCCTTCCGCCTCGGCGATACCCGCATCAAACCCGGGACGGTGACCCATGCGCCTCGACTGCATTGCGTAGGCTACCGCATCGAATATCAGGACCATGTCGTCACCTACTCGGGAGATTCCCTCTATTGCGACAACCTGGTCCGTCTCTGCCACGAGGCGGATCTTGCCATTCTGGACTGTTCCTTTCCGGAAAACCGCCCGGGCGCAGGACATCTCCACGCCGGGCTCTGCGGCCGCGTGGCGCAGGAAGCCGGCATCAACCAACTTGTACTGTCCCATTTTTATCCGATTGCAGAACGGTATGACGTCTGCGCACAGGCGGGAAACTATTTCTCAGGACGCATTCGGATGGCGCGGGACCTGCTCAAGCTCAAAGCTTAG